One Sulfurimonas sp. genomic window carries:
- a CDS encoding septal ring lytic transglycosylase RlpA family protein, with protein sequence MDKKLSIFIAVSILILGAGCSSRSKSTYPQTYPEEKDIRTPYISKKDYVHPTMKPYEIRGIKYYPTVVSVGDEFSGNASWYGPDFHGKSTSNGETYNMYDMTAAHKTLPMNTIVKVTNQRNGLNTVVRINDRGPFVDTRIIDLSNTAARKIGMLNDGTAPVIVEVLGFNAKGGQQIPPRDELKSSPQEQIIDGFAIQIASFSKIEGALATQKKYNDTDGYKTIIKDMQTENGRMFKVWLKGFRSEQEARDYKSIGNFKNSFIVRED encoded by the coding sequence TACTAATTTTAGGTGCCGGATGTAGTTCAAGGAGCAAAAGTACATATCCGCAAACTTATCCTGAAGAAAAAGATATACGCACCCCTTATATCAGTAAAAAAGATTATGTACATCCAACGATGAAACCTTATGAAATCAGAGGAATAAAATATTATCCGACTGTTGTAAGCGTTGGCGATGAGTTTAGCGGTAATGCAAGTTGGTACGGTCCGGATTTTCATGGCAAATCCACTTCCAACGGTGAAACTTATAACATGTACGATATGACTGCCGCACATAAAACTCTGCCGATGAATACGATAGTAAAAGTAACAAATCAAAGAAACGGTTTAAACACTGTTGTTAGAATAAACGACAGAGGACCGTTTGTAGACACAAGAATTATCGACTTATCCAATACGGCAGCTCGCAAGATAGGTATGCTTAATGACGGAACGGCACCGGTAATAGTTGAAGTGCTTGGTTTTAATGCAAAAGGAGGGCAACAAATCCCACCTAGAGATGAGTTGAAAAGTTCCCCTCAAGAACAGATTATAGATGGATTTGCTATTCAAATTGCATCTTTTTCTAAAATTGAAGGTGCTCTTGCAACCCAAAAAAAATATAATGATACTGACGGATATAAGACTATTATCAAAGATATGCAAACAGAAAACGGAAGAATGTTTAAAGTATGGCTAAAAGGCTTTAGAAGCGAACAAGAAGCAAGAGATTATAAGTCAATCGGAAATTTTAAAAATTCATTTATCGTTAGAGAGGATTAA